The region CACCTACCCTGGCTCCTGCGTCCCGCAGGCTTGGGCCGCCGCCGCTCCCCTGGCTTTGTTGGGGGCGGCGTTGGGCCTGGGCTTTGATCCGATGGCCGGTCGGGTGAGGCTGGAGGATCCGCGCCTGCCGGCGGGGCTGACATTCGTCAGGGTGCGGGGACTGAGGGTGGGGGGAGAGGCGCACGAGGTGGGGTGGGAGCGTTGTTGAGGGGGGCAAAAGAAAAGGAAGGCCGGGGAGGCGGGCCTCCCCAGACCCCTGCGGTCCGTTGATCAGGGCTCGATGAGTTGGCCGTCTTGCATGCGGGCTCGGCGGTCGGTCAGGTGGTGGACCACCGCCAAGTTATGGCTGACCAGAACCAGGGTCAGGCCGCGTTCGTGGCGCAGGCGTTGTAACAGGTTGAGAATTTCGGCCTGGACCGACACGTCCAAGGCGCTGGTCGGTTCGTCGAGCAGGACCAGGGGCGGATCGAGCATCAAGGCGCGGGCAATGGCGACCCGCTGGCGCTGCCCCCCGGACAGTTGGTGGGGCAGACGAAACCGCACCTGGGGATCAAGGCCGACATCGGCCAAGGCTCGGCAGACCCGCGCGTCGCGCTCCCGGCCCAGGCCATGGATCAACAACGGCTCGGACAAGGCCTGATCCACGGTATGGCGGGGGTGAAGGCTGCCGTAGGGGTCTTGGAAGACCATTTGCACCCGGCGGGCCAAGGCCTTGGGGCTGAGGTCACTGGGGGCGACGCCGCCCAGGCGCACTGAACCCGACCAATCCGGCGCCAGCCCGACCAAGGCGCGCAGCACGGTGGATTTGCCGCACCCGCTGTTGCCGACCAGCCCGAAGCTTTCCCCCGGCGCCACACTGAACGACACCCCGCGCACTGTCTCGACTCGGCGGCCCGCCGTGTGATGCCAAACCCGGAGATCGCGCACCTCGATCATGGCCGTTCCTCCTCCAGGGGGSCATCACGCCACGCCGGATCGCGGGTCAGGGTGGGGAGCCAGGTCCGTGGATGGTGCGGGTCCGGTTGGGCAGCGAGCAGGCCTTGGGTGTAGGGGTGGCGGGCGTGCGAGAGTTGGCTGGCTGGCAGGGTTTCCAGGATGCGCCCAGCGTACATCACCGCCACGCGGTCGCAAAACTCGGCCACCAGGGGCAGGTCATGGGAGATGAACAGCAAGCCCATGCCGTGCTCGCGGCCCAGGGCCTCCAGCAGGGACAACACGTCGCGCTGCACGGTGGCGTCGAGGGCGCTGGTCGGCTCGTCGGCAATCAGCAGGTCGGGCCCCAGCGCCACCATCATGGCAATCATCACCCGCTGGCCCATGCCGCCCGACACCTGATGCGGCCACGACGCCATCACCCGGTCCGGGTTGTCGAGGCCGACGGCGGCCAGAGCGGCGCGGGCCTGCTCCCGGGCGGCGCGCCGGGACACGTGGGGGTCCTTCGCTTGCAGGGCCTCGATCAGTTGCAGGTCGATCCGCATGACCGGGTTCAGGCTATAGCGGGGGTCTTGGAGGATCATGGCGATGCGCCGCCCGCGTATCGTGCGCCAGCCTTTGTCCGACACGGTGGTGAGGTCCTGGCCGTCGAAGGTCAAGCGCTCGGCCCGCCAGCGCGCCGAGGCCGGGAGCAGTCCCAGCAGGGCGCGACCAGTCAGGGATTTGCCCGCCCCGCTCTCGCCGACCAGGGCCAGCCGTTCGCCGCGGTGTAGGGTTAGGGAGACGCCGCGCACGGCACTGACCGGGCCGGGGAAGTCAATCCAGAGGGTGCGAAGGTCGAGTAGGGGGGGCATGGGCTCGGGGCTTTTTTTAAGGGAAGGCTGGGGAGGCTCGCCTCCCCAGACCCCTCCGTTCCTGGGGCATGGTCAACGAGGGGTCTGGGGAGGCGAGCCTCCCCAGCCTTCCCTTCTTCCCCGAGCCAAGGCACTAGCGCTCCTCCATTCGCGGATCCAAAACATCGCGCAAGCCATCCCCCAGCAGGTTGAAGGCCAAGGCCACGACAAAAATCGCCACCCCCGGCACCGTGGCCACCCACCAGTGGTCCAGCATCACCTTGCGGCCGCTACTCACCATCGCCCCCCACTCCGGGCTGGGAGGCTGGGCGCCGAGGCCCAGGAAGCCAAGGCCGGCCGCCGCCAAAATGATCCCGGCCATATCGAGGGTCAACCGCACGATCACCGAACTCAGGCACATCGGCATGACGTGGTGGACCACCAGCCGCGCCGTTGAGGCACCGGCCAGCCGGGCGGCAACCAGATAGTCGGCCCGGCGCACGGCCAGGGTTTCAGCCCGCGCCAAGCGGGCATAGGGCGGCCATGACGTCAGCGCGATGGCGAGCACCGCGTTTTCCAAGCCGGGTCCCAGGGCGGCGACCAGGGCCAGGGCCAGGATGAGCCGGGGTAAGGCGAGAAAGATATCGGTCAGGCGCATGAGCACTGCATCCAGGCGGCCGCCAACCGTACCGGCCAGGGTGCCCACCACCAACCCGAGCGGCGCGACACTGATCGCCACCAACCCGACGATCCCCAGGGTGGGCCGCGCCCCGCACAGCAGGCGCGAGAGCATGTCGCGGCCCAGTTCGTCGGTACCCAGGGGATGGCCCGGGGTCCCGGGCGGCAGCAAACGCGCCGCTAGATCCTGGGCCGCCGGATCCTGCGGCGCCAAGGCCGGTCCCACAAAGGCCAGCAGGACCAAAACGACCAGGACGCCAAGCCCGGCCATGGCCAGCGGCTGGCGTCCCAGGCGTCGTGCGCCCCGGGCCAGCCGCCCGAGGTCGGCCTGCACGCGGGAGGTGGGGGGATCGGTAAACAGCCAAGCGCGCGGTGGGCTCATTCGAGACGGGTCCGGGGATCAAGCCAGCGATAGAGCGCATCGGACAGCCTATTGAGCCCGATAAACACCACGCCGACCACCAAGGTCCCGCCCAACACCGCATTCATGTCGGCGTTCAACAGGGAATTGGTGATGTAAAAGCCAAGGCCGGGCCAGGAAAACACGATTTCGGTCAACACCGAGCCCTCCAGCAAGGAGGCATAGGACAGAGCAATCACCGTAACCAGGGGCACGGCGGCGTTGCCCAGGGCGTGCCGCCACACCACCCGGGCCTCGGACAGACCCTTGAGCCGAGCGGTCAAGATATACTCCTGGCGCAGTTGCTCCAGCATCAGACTGCGGGTCATGCGGCACAGCGAGGCCATGCTGAACAGGCCGAGAATGCCGGCGGGCAGGACCAAGTGGGCCAGGGCATTGCGCGCCACCTCGGGCTCGCCGGCCAGCAGGGCATCCAGCACCAACACGCCGGTGCGCGGAGCCACCAAGCCTTCGTAGAGCACATCAAGCCGCCCCGGCCCCGGCACCCAGTCGAGCCGGGCATAAAACACCGCCAAGCCCATCAGGCCCAGCCAGAACACCGGCACGGAATAGCCCAGCAAGCCGAACAACCGCAGCCCCTGGTCGATCCAGCGCCCCTGGTGCCACGCGGCAAGGACCCCGGCTGGGACCCCCAGCCCCACCCCCAGCGCCAGGGCCACGCTTGCCAGTTCCAAGGTGGCGGGAAACACCCGCGCCACGTCTTCCAGCACCGGCCGCCCGGTCAGGATCGAGGTCCCCAAGTCGCCCTGGAACACCGCCGCCCCATAGCTCAGAAACTGACGCCACAGCGGTTGGTCGAAGCCCCACTGGGCCCGGGCCGCCGCCAGAATCTCGCCCCCGGCCCGGTCGCCGACCAGGGTCAGGGCGGGATCGACCGGCACCACCCGGCCAATAACGAACGTCACCGCCAGCAAGCCAAGCAGCGTGACCAGGATCGAGGCCAGCCCCCGCGCCGCGCCGTGGATCCGTCCGCGTCCTGGGGTCACGATCCGCCCTTGATCAAGCCACGGTAGTAGACCACATCGAAGTTCGGCCCGACCGCAAAGCCCCGCACCCCGGCCCGCTCGGCAATCACCGCGATGTCCTGGAACATGATGACATAGGGGGAGTCGGCCAGAACCGCGCGCTGTAAGTCCTGATAGCGCTGGCGCCGCGCCTCGGGATCGGGCTCGGCCAGGGCGGCTTCGGTGCGCGCGGTCAATTCGGGAATCACCCAACTGTTGCGCCACGCCAGCAAGGTGGTGGGGCTGCTGTCGCTGTTGTCGGGGTTCCAGACAAAGCCCTGGGCGTTGCCGTGGGGGTCGAGGTAATCGGGGGCCCAGCGGCCGATATAGATATCGTGCTGACGGGCGCGATAGCGGGTGAGAGTCTGCTTGTTATCGCCGGGCCGGATTTCCAAACGAATGCCCACCTGCGCCCAGGTTGCTTGCAACACCTGGGCAATATCGGCGGTGGGCGACGTGTTGCGCACCTCCATGCTCACGGGAAACCCCTGAGCAAGGCCGGCCTGGGCCAGCAGGGCGCGGGCCTTGTCCAGGTCCAGGTGATAGGGAGTCTCGTCAAGCGCCCCGGGGAAGCCCTCGGGCAGGAAGGTTTGGTGCGGCTTTTTCGAGCCCTGGAGAATAGCGCGCTCGATGCCGTCGTAATCCACCAGCCAGCGCAGGGCCTCGCGCACCTCGGGCTTGGCCAAATACGGGTTTTTCTGGTTGAGACCGAGGTAATAGAGGGCGCTCTGGGGCACGCGGCGCAGGCTCACCCCCTCGGTGCGGGCCAGGGCCGCTTGGTCGTCGGGCGACAGGTTGCGGGCAATGTCGGCATCGCCCTTTTCCAGCATCAGGCGTTGCGCCCCGCTCTCCGGCACATGGCGCAAGGCGATGCGCTTCATGGCCGGCGCCCCTTGCCAGTAGCCGTCAAAGCGCTGGAGCAAAACCATCTCGTTGGGCCGCCACACCCCGAGCATGAATGGCCCCGAGCCGGCGGTGTGGGTCTTGAGCCAGCCGTTGCCAAGATCGCCGTTTTCCTCGTGGGTCAGGATGGTTTGCCGGTCAAGCACCGAGCTGACCCAAGAGCCCAAGCCGTTCAACACAAAGCTGGGGGCAAAGCGGCGGTCGGTCTCCAGCACCAGGGTTCGGTCATCAAGGGCCCGCACCTTATCGGCCACCGTGTCGGGGGTCAGGCCGAACTGGGTGAGGATAAACGCTGGCCCCTTGTTCAGCCGAACAACACGGTGCAGCGACCATGCCACGTCGGCGGCAGTGACCGGGGTGCCCGAGTGAAAGCGCACGCCATCACGGATGTGAAAGGTAAAGGTGCGGCCATCGGCGCTGATCTCCCAGCGCTCGGCAATGCCGCCCCGGATCTCCTCGGGATTGTCGATGTTGTAATAGACCAGCCGGTCATAGACGTTGGCCGCGATTTCGGCGCCAGAGAACTCGTAGGCCTCGGCCGGATCCAGGCTCATCAGTTCATCGAGCTGCCAAGCGATGACCGCCATGTCGGGCGGGGTACGCGCCTCGACCGCCTGCCCCCCTCCCCCCAGTCCAACCATCAAACCGGCACAGAGCACCAAGCAACGCAAACCGCCGACACGGATCATCAGGCTCTCCCCGGGCGCACGACCAGTCCCTTCATCCCTCCGGGAAGGTGAAGCTTCCGTGCCGGGGCGGCAACTGGTTTGTCACAGGAAAGGGAGGGAACTGCTCCGGCAAGAAACCCGCAAAAGCTGTAGACATAGAGGGATCTTCGTTCAGCAACACCCCCATGGGGACAGCTCGCCCCCTCAACTCCTCGGCAGCCTGAGAAGTGGAAGAGGCCTCTCTAAGGACCAACAGACCTCTACGAACCCAGTATTGCGCCTGCTCCTTGTCCATTCGATTCCAATGAAAATCGGCCAAACTCCCCATGGCTTCCAGCGTCTTCTGGTCTGAGGGGCCGTACTTTGCTAGGCACACCTCAAAAACCTCTTCCAAGAGGTCTTTAGTATTTTTATAGTCTTTATCATTTTCATAATCTTTACCAGAAATTAAACTCGTGATTTCACGACTCATCTGAGCAAGAGTGTCCGCATCAGCTCTCTCTGAACTCTCCCTGTGATCCCCCTCCCTGATTTCTTTGGGAGCCGGAAGATTTTCCCCCCGAGACTGGAGGTCCTCTGCTTGGTCGCCTGGACTGGAGATCACGGCCGGCTCAACAAGATCCCACTCCAAATCGGCGTCGATCAGGCGGGCAAGTCGAGCATAAGCCGCGCTCAAGGATCCAGGGTCATTGAGCTCGGAGGGACGCTCGTGGACAGAAAGCTTTTCACCAAAACTCCAACGGGCCACATAGGGCAGGTAAAGACCATCGAGAACTTTTTTTGCCTTGCCGCTCTCCCACAACCACCCCCGAAAGAGTTCTTCGATTTCTCCTGCAATTTTTATCCTCCACTCCTCGGATTGATCTCCCTCAGCTCGACGATCATCCCGACTGAGGAGTGGCAGCGCTCGAAGAAACCGACGGTCCTCGGGCAGTTTTTCTTGAGCCGACCGCGCCCGGCGGATCACCTCCGCACACCCCAGAACGCTCTGTTTGTTGGCCGTAAAGATTGCAACCAGGATATCCGGGAAGATGATCGTGCAAATGCCGCCGACATCGGAAATCCCCGTCCGACTATCAATCAAAATAAAATCATAGCTTTCCAACCATTCCTGCCTCATTCTGAGAAGAGACTGACCAAAACTTATCTCTTCATCATCAAAAAGAACATCATAATTCAAAGATTGAACCAGTTTAATATAGTCATTTGTTTCTCTACCCGCCGAAATGAAGTGAAGAAAACCTTCACCTTTTACGTTAACGGGAACATCTATAGAAATTAAACAGTCTCTCCAACAAGTCTCTTTCCTATCCCGGAAAGAACACAGGAGATCAACGACTCCAGGTCGATATTTTCGCTCAAAATCTTTCTTGAGGCCCGCCCAATAGTGCTCAAGCCCAGGAGCTTCCAGATCGAAATCAACGGTCAAGACCTTCCGGCCCCAACAAGCCAGCAAAAACGCCACATTGGCCAACGCCATTGAGCGCCCCACGCCCCCTTTATACGAATAAAAAGTCAGTACCATTCCCATCTACTCGCCCCTCTCCCTTTACAGCTTAAAAGGAAATTCCTCTGGAGTTGTATTAAGGAGAGGACAATAGAGCGGATTTACCCAACTCCCCACCGCACTCAACGGTTCTATTCCGTCGACCAGAGCAGAAATACGTTCAGCAAGACAGTCTACATCCTTTTGAAAGTCTATATATGTTTCATGTTTGCTCCAGCTTTCGTGGGAATGTCGATATTCTCTAAAATCATAGCATACTCTGCCATTCGGCCCGGAAACCAACGGATTTGCAATACAATCCTG is a window of Pararhodospirillum photometricum DSM 122 DNA encoding:
- a CDS encoding ABC transporter ATP-binding protein; this encodes MIEVRDLRVWHHTAGRRVETVRGVSFSVAPGESFGLVGNSGCGKSTVLRALVGLAPDWSGSVRLGGVAPSDLSPKALARRVQMVFQDPYGSLHPRHTVDQALSEPLLIHGLGRERDARVCRALADVGLDPQVRFRLPHQLSGGQRQRVAIARALMLDPPLVLLDEPTSALDVSVQAEILNLLQRLRHERGLTLVLVSHNLAVVHHLTDRRARMQDGQLIEP
- a CDS encoding ABC transporter ATP-binding protein, translated to MPPLLDLRTLWIDFPGPVSAVRGVSLTLHRGERLALVGESGAGKSLTGRALLGLLPASARWRAERLTFDGQDLTTVSDKGWRTIRGRRIAMILQDPRYSLNPVMRIDLQLIEALQAKDPHVSRRAAREQARAALAAVGLDNPDRVMASWPHQVSGGMGQRVMIAMMVALGPDLLIADEPTSALDATVQRDVLSLLEALGREHGMGLLFISHDLPLVAEFCDRVAVMYAGRILETLPASQLSHARHPYTQGLLAAQPDPHHPRTWLPTLTRDPAWRDXPLEEERP
- a CDS encoding ABC transporter permease, giving the protein MSPPRAWLFTDPPTSRVQADLGRLARGARRLGRQPLAMAGLGVLVVLVLLAFVGPALAPQDPAAQDLAARLLPPGTPGHPLGTDELGRDMLSRLLCGARPTLGIVGLVAISVAPLGLVVGTLAGTVGGRLDAVLMRLTDIFLALPRLILALALVAALGPGLENAVLAIALTSWPPYARLARAETLAVRRADYLVAARLAGASTARLVVHHVMPMCLSSVIVRLTLDMAGIILAAAGLGFLGLGAQPPSPEWGAMVSSGRKVMLDHWWVATVPGVAIFVVALAFNLLGDGLRDVLDPRMEER
- a CDS encoding ABC transporter permease produces the protein MTPGRGRIHGAARGLASILVTLLGLLAVTFVIGRVVPVDPALTLVGDRAGGEILAAARAQWGFDQPLWRQFLSYGAAVFQGDLGTSILTGRPVLEDVARVFPATLELASVALALGVGLGVPAGVLAAWHQGRWIDQGLRLFGLLGYSVPVFWLGLMGLAVFYARLDWVPGPGRLDVLYEGLVAPRTGVLVLDALLAGEPEVARNALAHLVLPAGILGLFSMASLCRMTRSLMLEQLRQEYILTARLKGLSEARVVWRHALGNAAVPLVTVIALSYASLLEGSVLTEIVFSWPGLGFYITNSLLNADMNAVLGGTLVVGVVFIGLNRLSDALYRWLDPRTRLE
- a CDS encoding ABC transporter substrate-binding protein, with protein sequence MIRVGGLRCLVLCAGLMVGLGGGGQAVEARTPPDMAVIAWQLDELMSLDPAEAYEFSGAEIAANVYDRLVYYNIDNPEEIRGGIAERWEISADGRTFTFHIRDGVRFHSGTPVTAADVAWSLHRVVRLNKGPAFILTQFGLTPDTVADKVRALDDRTLVLETDRRFAPSFVLNGLGSWVSSVLDRQTILTHEENGDLGNGWLKTHTAGSGPFMLGVWRPNEMVLLQRFDGYWQGAPAMKRIALRHVPESGAQRLMLEKGDADIARNLSPDDQAALARTEGVSLRRVPQSALYYLGLNQKNPYLAKPEVREALRWLVDYDGIERAILQGSKKPHQTFLPEGFPGALDETPYHLDLDKARALLAQAGLAQGFPVSMEVRNTSPTADIAQVLQATWAQVGIRLEIRPGDNKQTLTRYRARQHDIYIGRWAPDYLDPHGNAQGFVWNPDNSDSSPTTLLAWRNSWVIPELTARTEAALAEPDPEARRQRYQDLQRAVLADSPYVIMFQDIAVIAERAGVRGFAVGPNFDVVYYRGLIKGGS
- a CDS encoding tyrosine-protein kinase family protein; amino-acid sequence: MGMVLTFYSYKGGVGRSMALANVAFLLACWGRKVLTVDFDLEAPGLEHYWAGLKKDFERKYRPGVVDLLCSFRDRKETCWRDCLISIDVPVNVKGEGFLHFISAGRETNDYIKLVQSLNYDVLFDDEEISFGQSLLRMRQEWLESYDFILIDSRTGISDVGGICTIIFPDILVAIFTANKQSVLGCAEVIRRARSAQEKLPEDRRFLRALPLLSRDDRRAEGDQSEEWRIKIAGEIEELFRGWLWESGKAKKVLDGLYLPYVARWSFGEKLSVHERPSELNDPGSLSAAYARLARLIDADLEWDLVEPAVISSPGDQAEDLQSRGENLPAPKEIREGDHRESSERADADTLAQMSREITSLISGKDYENDKDYKNTKDLLEEVFEVCLAKYGPSDQKTLEAMGSLADFHWNRMDKEQAQYWVRRGLLVLREASSTSQAAEELRGRAVPMGVLLNEDPSMSTAFAGFLPEQFPPFPVTNQLPPRHGSFTFPEG